The nucleotide sequence CACAAGATTGACGGCTGATTTTTTTCCAGTCGGATCAAAAAAATCAAAGAAAACTTCATCCACAACCAAGATTGTTTTTTGATCGATGTTATCCAGGATATACCTAACTTGTTTTTGCGTCATCATGTTTCCCGTTGGATTATTCGGATTGCAGATCCAGGCCGTCCGCGCTTTTCTCAAATTTATTTCAGCAATGAAATTGTCCAGAAAAGTTCCGTCATACTTAAAATCGTTCTTTTCATCCAGCCCCACTAAGTGCACATTGATTTTAAACATGATATTGGCTTCAACGATCCGATAGAAAGTTGGCACAGCACAAACACAATCACTGTCTGGTTCGCCAAAGACACGCGGAATTATGCCGATGGCCTCGTCTGCTCCGACCGACAGGAGTATATTTTCCAATTTCACACTGAGCCGGTCAGCAATCACTTGTCTCAACTCCCCATATGTCGGATCGAGGTAAGCGCTCAATTTCTTCAAATCGAACTTGCCTAAAACCGGCCTGATTTTTTTGCAAGGTGCAATGAAGCTTTCGCCCATATTAAACAGCTCGTATTTGGAAATATTTTTGATGTCATCATGCACATAGCCAGCCACTTTTTGACTGAGTAAATTTTCAATGTAGGAATTCATAGTTTTTTAGTTGATTAAATATTTAAATTTATTGATTAATAAATCTGGATGGGAAATTGCTCGCGAGCAATTTCCCACCTTTTGTCATGAAAAAACTTGTCGATATTGGTCACCAATCAGCTGATCCAACTGTTGCATGCACTCGATAAAGGTCTCGATCGGAGGACTGCCATTGAGATGAAATCCCATAGCAGAAAAAATATCAAAAGCCGGTTTCAGAGTGTTTCTTTTTATCTTCGCCGTTTTGACTGTTCCACCTTTTCCTCTTACGAGAAATT is from Parcubacteria group bacterium and encodes:
- a CDS encoding aminotransferase class I/II-fold pyridoxal phosphate-dependent enzyme, whose translation is MNSYIENLLSQKVAGYVHDDIKNISKYELFNMGESFIAPCKKIRPVLGKFDLKKLSAYLDPTYGELRQVIADRLSVKLENILLSVGADEAIGIIPRVFGEPDSDCVCAVPTFYRIVEANIMFKINVHLVGLDEKNDFKYDGTFLDNFIAEINLRKARTAWICNPNNPTGNMMTQKQVRYILDNIDQKTILVVDEVFFDFFDPTGKKSAVNLVKKYKNLIVVRSLSKSYSLAGIRLGFVVADKSLIEEINHIKPVFNINALSEEVAKIAIGDKNYITQVANKTRAIREKLFLEIKKLKNYKIGGTSETNVFILKHKKKDLYNELKNKFILTADFRESFGLEGKGYVRITIQDEQKNKKLLLALKQID